A single genomic interval of Bacillota bacterium harbors:
- the mazG gene encoding nucleoside triphosphate pyrophosphohydrolase has product MLYIVGLGPGDIGLISQKGWALLTRPDLEVILRTGKHPVAFELEGQGFAFRTYDGLYESHSDFAHVYEAIVADIWRRSEREDIVYAVPGSPMVAESTVQQLLDLGRQHGRQIEVVLAPSSLEAVMLELGLDPVKGLAFGDALDQSLRINPSYAWLITQVHSRLVAGDLKLRLLDIYPPEHAIAVVRHAGSSQSLTRTCELAELDRAEFTHADTVYIPPCPEAKHVGVAMENLVEVMTTLRGACPWDREQTHLSLRPHLIEEAYEVLSAIEGHDAVELAEELGDLLLQVVFHAQIAREAGEFELYDSITGITAKLKRRHPHVFGQVKATTSSQVEENWRRIKQVEKAGHNEGWLDSVPLSLPSLLLAYKLQVRAKQVGFDWPAISGAWQKVDEEIRELQLAVEDGEASCIEQEFGDVLFSLVNVGRFLKVEPETALRAAAHKFKKRFSRLEQLAASRGLVMAECTLQELDSLWDEAKAKEK; this is encoded by the coding sequence ATGCTGTACATAGTGGGGCTAGGTCCTGGTGACATAGGGCTTATTAGCCAGAAAGGTTGGGCGCTCTTAACGCGTCCCGACTTAGAAGTCATCCTGCGCACAGGGAAGCATCCCGTGGCTTTTGAGCTAGAGGGGCAAGGGTTTGCCTTTCGCACCTATGACGGTTTGTATGAAAGCCACAGCGACTTTGCACATGTCTATGAAGCCATAGTAGCTGATATCTGGCGTAGGAGCGAGAGAGAGGATATTGTCTACGCCGTGCCTGGCAGTCCCATGGTGGCCGAAAGCACCGTGCAGCAGCTGCTTGACTTAGGTCGGCAGCACGGTCGCCAAATAGAGGTGGTCCTAGCTCCGAGTAGTCTGGAGGCGGTCATGCTAGAGCTTGGCTTAGACCCTGTGAAGGGCCTCGCATTTGGTGATGCCCTAGACCAAAGTTTAAGAATTAATCCTAGCTACGCCTGGCTGATTACCCAGGTGCACAGCCGCTTAGTTGCAGGCGACCTCAAGTTGCGCCTCCTCGACATTTACCCGCCGGAGCACGCGATTGCCGTGGTGCGCCATGCTGGCTCAAGCCAAAGCCTTACTCGCACCTGTGAACTAGCTGAGCTTGACCGGGCTGAGTTCACCCACGCCGATACGGTGTACATTCCGCCCTGCCCAGAGGCTAAGCATGTCGGTGTGGCTATGGAGAACCTCGTAGAGGTCATGACCACCCTGCGCGGCGCCTGCCCATGGGATCGGGAGCAAACCCACCTCAGCCTGCGCCCCCACCTCATCGAAGAAGCTTACGAGGTGCTATCCGCCATAGAGGGGCATGACGCGGTCGAGTTAGCCGAAGAGTTGGGGGATCTACTGTTGCAGGTTGTTTTTCACGCGCAAATCGCGCGTGAGGCGGGCGAGTTTGAGCTTTATGACAGCATTACGGGGATTACGGCGAAATTGAAACGGCGGCATCCCCATGTTTTCGGCCAAGTGAAGGCGACAACGTCAAGCCAAGTAGAAGAAAACTGGCGCCGTATCAAGCAAGTGGAGAAGGCAGGCCATAACGAGGGCTGGCTAGATTCAGTTCCGCTAAGTTTGCCGTCCTTGTTGCTGGCTTACAAGTTGCAGGTGAGGGCCAAGCAAGTAGGATTCGACTGGCCGGCTATCTCCGGAGCATGGCAGAAGGTAGATGAAGAAATACGCGAGTTGCAGCTTGCGGTAGAGGATGGCGAGGCCTCGTGCATCGAGCAGGAATTTGGCGATGTACTCTTCTCCCTGGTTAACGTAGGTAGATTTCTTAAGGTTGAACCAGAGACCGCTCTGCGCGCCGCCGCCCACAAGTTCAAAAAGCGTTTCTCTAGGCTAGAGCAACTCGCGGCCTCGCGTGGGCTCGTTATGGCTGAATGCACCTTGCAGGAATTGGATAGTCTATGGGATGAGGCCAAGGCTAAAGAAAAATAG
- a CDS encoding septum formation initiator family protein, whose protein sequence is MANVRAIPKIVSFPVPRPVRKRKQRRPVLLIALCVVMAYFTYVYISQSLEMASLRRREAELELVRTALAARTAALQAEIELLNTPLHIEQLARQRLGLVKSEDKVFSPIIVNPRP, encoded by the coding sequence ATGGCCAACGTACGCGCTATTCCAAAAATTGTTTCTTTCCCTGTGCCTCGCCCAGTGCGCAAAAGAAAGCAGCGGCGGCCAGTTCTTTTGATCGCCCTTTGTGTAGTCATGGCCTATTTTACATATGTATATATTTCGCAATCACTGGAGATGGCGAGCTTGAGAAGGAGAGAGGCAGAGCTTGAGCTGGTGCGAACAGCGCTAGCAGCGCGGACTGCGGCCTTGCAGGCAGAAATAGAGCTCTTAAATACTCCTCTACATATCGAACAACTAGCTAGACAACGTCTAGGGCTTGTCAAGTCGGAAGACAAGGTGTTCTCGCCGATCATCGTCAATCCGCGGCCATAG
- the yabP gene encoding sporulation protein YabP, whose amino-acid sequence MEESRNHRVVVTNREQVVVDGVMHVDKFDASEIILETDLGMMALRGEDLHIKQLSLEQGQLLVDGAIRSIDYLDDGGKTARSQGWLKRLFFS is encoded by the coding sequence ATGGAAGAGAGTCGCAATCATCGCGTAGTAGTAACTAATCGCGAGCAGGTCGTAGTAGACGGAGTAATGCATGTCGATAAATTTGACGCGTCAGAGATTATACTCGAGACAGACCTCGGTATGATGGCCTTAAGAGGAGAAGACCTGCACATCAAGCAGCTTAGCCTAGAGCAGGGGCAGCTACTGGTCGACGGCGCCATTAGAAGCATCGACTACCTCGATGATGGTGGCAAAACTGCCCGCAGTCAGGGCTGGCTTAAGCGGCTCTTCTTTAGCTAG
- the pth gene encoding aminoacyl-tRNA hydrolase, with product MKLLVGLGNPGKEYSDTRHNAGFAVIAALAARYGIKVNEARHASLMGRGKIADQVVWLQQPLTFMNLSGQAVKPALKSLGLLPADLLVISDDLDLPLGSLRLRAQGGSGGHKGLKSIAESLATSEFPRLRFGIGRPQEGVMVEHYVLSRWSGQEKVLLAGAVERALLFVESFIIFGAAEAANRHNGRTE from the coding sequence GTGAAGTTACTGGTGGGGCTAGGTAACCCCGGCAAAGAATACAGTGATACGCGCCATAACGCAGGCTTTGCCGTAATTGCAGCCTTGGCCGCGCGTTATGGCATTAAGGTAAACGAAGCGCGGCATGCGTCCCTCATGGGCCGCGGCAAAATAGCCGACCAAGTGGTCTGGCTGCAGCAGCCCTTGACTTTTATGAACCTTAGCGGGCAGGCCGTCAAGCCTGCCCTTAAGTCTCTCGGCCTCCTGCCCGCCGATCTCTTAGTGATTAGCGATGACCTAGACTTACCGCTTGGTAGTCTGCGCCTCCGGGCGCAGGGCGGCAGCGGGGGTCACAAAGGCTTAAAAAGTATTGCCGAATCCTTAGCTACGAGCGAGTTTCCTCGTTTGCGCTTCGGCATCGGCAGGCCACAAGAGGGCGTAATGGTAGAGCACTATGTCTTGTCACGCTGGAGCGGCCAAGAAAAAGTGCTCTTGGCCGGGGCAGTGGAACGGGCCTTGCTCTTTGTGGAGTCATTTATTATCTTCGGAGCCGCTGAAGCGGCCAATAGACATAATGGCAGAACTGAATAG
- a CDS encoding HU family DNA-binding protein, giving the protein MNKSQLIDVVKQKTDLTKKDIEVIVNTVFECVEEALVEGDKVAIAGFGTFAVRARVERRGRNPKTQEEIVVPAAKVPVFRPFKTLKEAIDK; this is encoded by the coding sequence ATGAATAAGTCTCAGTTAATCGATGTAGTAAAACAGAAGACCGATCTCACCAAGAAAGATATCGAGGTGATTGTGAACACGGTTTTTGAGTGTGTGGAAGAGGCTCTCGTTGAAGGCGATAAAGTAGCCATCGCTGGGTTTGGCACTTTCGCAGTGCGAGCACGGGTAGAGCGCAGGGGGCGCAACCCAAAAACGCAAGAAGAAATCGTCGTGCCAGCGGCTAAGGTACCTGTATTTCGTCCTTTTAAGACCCTAAAAGAAGCCATCGACAAGTAG
- the mfd gene encoding transcription-repair coupling factor, whose protein sequence is MQRIVDEYLQSDSWYEVKRAVNDGLRHIYISGATAVGKALLLTLAKRQWDWPMLVVAPSASQASVWQAELQGFLGEDEVAYFPPEEVLLYGALAQGPELAGQRLSLLAQLAGGKCKAAIVTTWDALLIRIVPPDLFRQHTLLLAEGQALSREYFVSMLHTSGYERVELVESMGQYAVRGGLVDVFPLVSEEPVRIEFFGDEIDSLRNYDLTTQRSVARLKQVRIPPAREAFWSEETAAATVERLSQQLQSTVRKLDPERGALLKKNIGVELDKLKEGVPFTGRGKYLTYFLAETATLLSYLPAGTLVVLDEPSRLLEKAEGCQKDLDEQYKALLIAGQILPSQHHIFKSDTEVITALEKFRTFLLATLPKRPGRLRVDGQISVLQKAPPNYHGQMALLAKDVKRMSASGYRMMAIAPTETRQEEMLEAFSAENIEACKWEVAKELPPRGVFAVVVDGLTEGLELPDIKLYLLTESNLSGKSRLRKRRQHRAAGEGARLTSYRDLAVGDFVVHMHHGIGKYLGVRTMEIAGTQRDYIEIHYSGEDKLYVPAEQLHLVQKYVGGEAKEPKLHSLGGTEWAKTRAKVRESVEKMAEELLALYAKREAVMGVACGPDKPWQSEMEDNFPYVETLDQLRSIEEVKQDMQSPKVMERLLCGDVGYGKTEVAVRAAFKAVMEGRQVAVLVPTTILAEQHYHTFRERFSGFPVEVALLSRFRSAEDNKEAAKRISAGLVDVAIGTHRLFNADVRYKDLGLLVIDEEQRFGVQHKEKIKMIKNNVDVLSLSATPIPRTLHMAMVGLRDVSVIETPPEDRYPVQTYVIEHDDYAIKHALEREIERGGQVYYVHNRVRTIKSVAAYLQNLLPEARIAVGHGQMPEEKLERVFLDFLEGEYDILLSTTIIESGVDIANVNTIVVEDADKLGLAQLYQLRGRVGRSSRVGYAYFTYRPDKTLTEVAEKRLSALREFTQLGAGFKIALRDLEIRGAGNILGPEQHGFVASVGFDLYCQLLEEAVRTQKGEKVEKVVECEIKLPVDAYFPGRYIRDSKQKVEMYKRVAAARQETEIMDIYDELVDRYGDLPPPVETLLLIARLKILSGALAIHLVTQQEKGLVLKFAPEASLDPVILSDVHRQFPELSIQNHKGYALVFKDTGLGLVPSITRILEALRLIITKEQESSAKKALRT, encoded by the coding sequence TTGCAAAGGATAGTAGACGAATACTTGCAGAGTGATAGTTGGTACGAAGTCAAACGAGCAGTGAACGATGGGCTGCGCCATATTTACATCAGTGGGGCCACTGCCGTAGGGAAAGCTCTTCTTCTGACCCTGGCCAAGCGGCAGTGGGACTGGCCCATGCTAGTGGTCGCTCCATCTGCTTCGCAAGCTAGCGTTTGGCAGGCAGAGTTGCAGGGTTTTCTCGGGGAGGATGAAGTGGCCTACTTCCCCCCTGAAGAAGTGCTTCTTTATGGCGCTCTGGCGCAAGGCCCAGAACTTGCGGGCCAAAGGTTGTCACTGCTAGCGCAGCTGGCGGGGGGTAAGTGTAAGGCAGCCATTGTTACGACTTGGGACGCCTTACTTATCCGCATCGTGCCGCCTGATCTCTTTAGACAGCACACCTTGCTCCTTGCCGAGGGTCAAGCCCTTAGTCGGGAGTACTTCGTTTCTATGTTGCATACCTCTGGATACGAAAGGGTAGAGCTTGTCGAATCCATGGGGCAGTATGCTGTGCGCGGGGGCTTGGTGGATGTTTTCCCCCTTGTTTCTGAAGAGCCCGTCCGCATTGAGTTTTTCGGCGACGAAATCGACAGCTTGCGCAACTACGACCTTACCACGCAGAGATCGGTGGCGCGCCTAAAGCAGGTGCGCATCCCCCCCGCCCGCGAAGCTTTCTGGTCAGAGGAAACCGCCGCCGCTACAGTCGAACGCTTGTCGCAGCAACTGCAGAGCACCGTACGTAAACTAGACCCTGAGCGCGGTGCGCTACTTAAGAAGAATATAGGCGTAGAGTTAGACAAGCTCAAAGAAGGCGTGCCCTTTACCGGCCGCGGCAAGTATCTCACCTATTTTCTCGCAGAAACGGCCACGCTCCTGTCCTACCTGCCCGCAGGGACTTTGGTGGTCTTAGATGAGCCTAGCCGCTTGCTTGAAAAAGCGGAGGGCTGCCAAAAAGACTTAGATGAGCAGTACAAGGCGCTGCTCATCGCCGGACAAATTCTGCCATCGCAACATCATATCTTTAAGAGCGATACAGAAGTCATCACGGCATTAGAGAAGTTCCGCACTTTTCTCTTGGCCACCTTGCCCAAGCGCCCAGGGCGCCTGCGGGTGGATGGTCAAATTTCGGTTCTGCAAAAGGCACCTCCTAATTATCATGGTCAAATGGCCCTGCTCGCCAAGGACGTAAAGAGAATGTCGGCTTCAGGCTACCGAATGATGGCTATTGCGCCGACAGAGACGCGCCAAGAGGAGATGCTAGAGGCCTTTAGCGCCGAAAATATAGAGGCCTGCAAGTGGGAGGTAGCCAAAGAGCTTCCCCCCCGAGGTGTATTCGCCGTAGTGGTAGATGGGCTAACCGAGGGTTTAGAGCTGCCCGATATTAAGCTCTATCTCTTAACGGAAAGTAACCTCTCGGGCAAGTCTAGGCTGCGCAAACGCCGGCAACACCGCGCGGCGGGCGAGGGCGCGCGCCTCACCTCCTATCGCGACTTAGCAGTAGGAGATTTTGTCGTACATATGCATCATGGCATAGGCAAGTATCTCGGCGTACGCACTATGGAAATCGCCGGCACACAGCGCGACTACATTGAAATTCATTACAGCGGTGAAGATAAACTCTATGTGCCAGCCGAGCAGCTTCACCTGGTGCAAAAGTATGTGGGCGGAGAAGCAAAGGAGCCCAAGCTGCATTCTTTAGGTGGCACAGAGTGGGCGAAAACTAGGGCTAAAGTGCGCGAGTCCGTAGAAAAAATGGCTGAGGAACTACTAGCTCTCTACGCTAAACGTGAAGCTGTCATGGGGGTCGCCTGTGGGCCCGACAAACCGTGGCAAAGCGAAATGGAAGATAACTTTCCGTATGTAGAGACGCTAGATCAATTGCGCAGTATAGAAGAAGTTAAGCAGGATATGCAGTCGCCGAAAGTTATGGAGAGACTCCTTTGTGGCGATGTAGGCTATGGTAAAACCGAGGTCGCGGTGCGGGCCGCCTTTAAAGCTGTTATGGAGGGCAGGCAGGTGGCCGTCCTAGTGCCAACCACCATTTTGGCAGAGCAACACTACCATACCTTTCGCGAGCGTTTTTCGGGGTTCCCCGTCGAGGTGGCGCTCTTGAGCCGGTTCAGAAGTGCCGAAGACAACAAAGAGGCCGCAAAAAGGATTAGCGCCGGGCTGGTGGACGTAGCCATCGGCACGCACCGCTTATTTAATGCCGATGTGCGCTACAAAGACCTCGGCCTGCTTGTAATTGATGAGGAACAACGCTTTGGCGTGCAGCATAAAGAAAAGATTAAAATGATCAAGAACAATGTCGATGTACTATCACTGTCCGCTACGCCCATACCGCGCACCCTGCACATGGCCATGGTAGGACTGCGCGACGTTAGCGTCATTGAGACTCCGCCCGAAGACCGGTATCCGGTACAGACATATGTCATTGAGCACGACGACTATGCCATCAAGCATGCCCTAGAGCGCGAGATAGAGCGCGGGGGCCAAGTATACTATGTTCACAATCGCGTGCGCACCATTAAGTCAGTGGCTGCCTACCTGCAGAACTTGCTGCCCGAGGCGCGCATCGCCGTAGGTCATGGCCAGATGCCAGAAGAAAAGCTCGAGCGCGTCTTCCTGGATTTTCTTGAGGGTGAGTACGACATTCTTTTGAGCACGACCATTATTGAATCGGGCGTAGACATTGCCAATGTTAACACCATTGTCGTTGAAGATGCAGATAAGCTGGGGCTAGCACAGCTCTACCAGCTAAGGGGCCGCGTGGGACGCTCTAGCCGGGTAGGCTACGCCTACTTCACCTATCGGCCAGATAAAACCCTGACCGAAGTAGCTGAAAAGCGACTGAGCGCATTGCGCGAGTTTACACAGCTAGGCGCGGGCTTCAAAATTGCCTTGCGCGACTTAGAAATTCGCGGTGCGGGTAATATCCTCGGGCCTGAGCAGCATGGCTTTGTGGCCTCTGTGGGCTTTGATCTGTATTGTCAGCTGCTCGAAGAGGCCGTGCGCACGCAAAAAGGTGAGAAAGTAGAAAAAGTCGTGGAGTGCGAAATAAAACTTCCTGTAGATGCGTACTTTCCTGGCCGCTACATACGCGATTCCAAGCAGAAGGTCGAAATGTACAAAAGGGTGGCCGCCGCGCGGCAAGAGACGGAAATTATGGATATCTACGATGAGCTCGTCGATCGCTATGGAGACCTGCCTCCACCTGTCGAAACCCTGCTCTTGATTGCCCGCCTCAAAATACTGTCTGGGGCGCTCGCGATTCATCTCGTCACGCAGCAAGAAAAAGGTCTGGTGCTTAAGTTTGCGCCTGAGGCAAGTCTAGACCCCGTCATTTTGAGTGACGTTCATCGGCAGTTCCCCGAGCTTAGCATACAAAACCACAAAGGGTATGCCCTTGTTTTTAAAGACACCGGCCTAGGGCTAGTACCTAGTATAACTCGCATTTTAGAGGCGTTACGCCTGATAATCACCAAAGAGCAGGAGTCCTCTGCTAAAAAAGCGCTCAGGACATGA
- a CDS encoding ribose-phosphate pyrophosphokinase yields the protein MIAYPDRRLKIFSGNANPSLAREIAAHLGIPMGLAQVLRFSDGEVQVRINESVRGADVFVVQPTCSPVNEHLMELLITIDALRRASARRITAVIPYYGYARQDRKTRARDPITAKLVANLLTTAGVDKVLTMDLHAGQIQGFFDIPVDHLPGVPILAEYFKSKNLASMLVVSPDLGGVTRARDLADRLGVDIAIIDKRRPEPNVAEIMNIIGKIKGKRVLMIDDIIDTAGTIVQGAQSLLDQGALEVYACCTHAVLSGSAVARLEQSPLTEVVITNTIPLPEEKRSAKIKTLSVAPLLGDAILRIFEDLSVSKLFD from the coding sequence ATGATAGCTTATCCTGACAGACGCTTGAAGATTTTCTCTGGCAATGCTAACCCTAGCCTGGCCAGAGAAATTGCTGCGCACCTAGGAATACCCATGGGTTTGGCGCAAGTTTTGCGTTTTAGCGACGGCGAGGTGCAAGTGCGCATTAACGAGAGTGTGCGGGGGGCGGACGTCTTTGTCGTACAGCCCACTTGTTCCCCCGTCAATGAGCACCTGATGGAGCTACTCATCACCATCGATGCCTTGCGCAGAGCCTCTGCTAGACGCATCACCGCGGTAATTCCCTACTATGGCTATGCTCGTCAAGATCGTAAGACGCGCGCGCGTGACCCCATTACTGCCAAGTTGGTAGCTAACCTCTTGACGACTGCCGGGGTTGACAAGGTGCTGACTATGGACCTGCACGCAGGGCAAATACAAGGCTTTTTTGATATCCCTGTCGATCATCTGCCGGGGGTGCCTATTTTGGCGGAGTATTTTAAGAGCAAGAATTTAGCGAGCATGCTCGTGGTCTCGCCAGACCTCGGGGGTGTAACCCGCGCTAGAGATCTCGCCGATCGTCTTGGCGTCGATATCGCCATTATAGATAAACGCCGTCCTGAACCTAATGTGGCCGAAATCATGAACATCATTGGTAAGATAAAGGGCAAGCGCGTTCTAATGATTGACGACATTATTGATACCGCTGGCACCATAGTACAAGGTGCACAGTCGCTCTTAGACCAAGGTGCCCTTGAGGTTTACGCCTGTTGTACGCATGCCGTTCTTTCGGGGTCTGCGGTAGCACGGCTAGAGCAGTCGCCCCTCACCGAGGTAGTTATTACCAATACTATCCCGTTGCCGGAAGAGAAGCGCTCGGCCAAGATTAAGACGCTTTCCGTCGCCCCGCTCCTTGGCGATGCCATTTTGCGCATTTTTGAAGACTTATCAGTAAGCAAGTTGTTTGATTAG
- the spoVT gene encoding stage V sporulation protein T: MKATGIVRRIDDLGRVVIPKEIRRTLRIREGDPLEIFVDREGEIILKKYSPISELGDFAKEYADSLHESTGHIALISDRDTIIAVSGAPKKEFLNHPVGRLAEQAMDDRRSMALHAQAGGTCASCAVAHPEGDCRLTAQVIAPIIADGQPIGTVVLCSREPKIVLGEMESKLVDTAAGFLAKQMHD; encoded by the coding sequence GTGAAGGCCACAGGTATTGTGCGACGCATTGACGACCTTGGTCGAGTTGTTATACCTAAAGAAATTCGACGTACTTTGCGTATTAGAGAAGGGGACCCTTTAGAAATTTTCGTCGATCGGGAAGGGGAAATCATTCTCAAGAAATACTCTCCCATCAGTGAGTTGGGGGATTTCGCCAAAGAGTACGCAGATTCTCTGCATGAATCTACCGGGCACATTGCCCTTATTTCGGATCGCGACACCATAATTGCCGTATCAGGCGCTCCAAAGAAAGAATTTCTTAATCATCCTGTAGGGCGTTTGGCAGAGCAGGCCATGGACGACCGCCGAAGCATGGCCTTACATGCGCAAGCGGGGGGTACTTGTGCGAGCTGTGCAGTTGCCCACCCCGAGGGAGACTGCCGCCTGACCGCCCAAGTTATTGCTCCGATCATTGCCGATGGTCAGCCCATAGGTACCGTAGTGCTGTGCTCACGAGAGCCTAAAATAGTGCTAGGTGAGATGGAGAGCAAGTTAGTTGATACGGCAGCGGGCTTTCTCGCCAAACAGATGCATGACTGA
- a CDS encoding RNA-binding S4 domain-containing protein: MRLDKFLKVSRLIKRRTLAKEVSDQGKIEVNDRIAKPGHVVKVGDVLTLHFGSRVIKARILRLEQSSRREEALEMYEIVDEFKVL, from the coding sequence ATGAGATTAGATAAGTTTCTTAAGGTTTCTCGCCTCATTAAGAGGCGTACCTTGGCCAAAGAAGTGAGCGACCAAGGCAAGATCGAAGTCAACGATCGCATTGCCAAGCCAGGTCATGTTGTCAAGGTAGGAGATGTGCTTACGCTGCACTTTGGTAGCCGCGTCATTAAGGCGCGCATTTTGCGCCTTGAGCAATCTTCTCGCCGCGAAGAGGCACTAGAGATGTACGAGATAGTAGATGAGTTTAAGGTTCTCTGA
- a CDS encoding SpoIID/LytB domain-containing protein: MQRVMNACRKVIVVTCVGLMLATLTSCRFWARPAKDMPPVPEVIRRGERMEPVINVYMHETGDIRTMSMEEYLLGVVAAEMAPDWPLEALAAQAIVARTFTLEKIARQGGVPGRNAHASTDIQEFQAYNAERINDQVRQAVQKTRGRVLAYGGKFVRAWFHAYCAGQTSTAADGLAFREFPTPYVKSVTDICPAITPLEEREYSVTFTRAEIIAALRQIGQTPGDFSRVEVLKKDPAGRAVSVRIGRATVSAPALRIALGSTRLRSTKWDRVEADGDRFLFAGTGYGHGVGMCQWGAKARAQRGDNYEVIVKHFFPTATLGTIWD, from the coding sequence TTGCAGAGAGTGATGAATGCCTGTCGCAAGGTAATTGTAGTTACTTGCGTAGGCCTGATGTTGGCGACCTTAACCTCTTGTCGCTTTTGGGCTAGGCCGGCGAAAGATATGCCACCTGTTCCAGAGGTCATCAGGCGAGGCGAGCGAATGGAGCCCGTCATTAATGTCTACATGCACGAAACTGGCGACATTCGTACCATGTCTATGGAGGAGTACCTGCTAGGCGTCGTAGCTGCGGAGATGGCGCCCGACTGGCCCCTCGAGGCCCTCGCCGCCCAGGCCATTGTAGCGCGCACTTTCACCTTAGAGAAAATAGCGCGACAGGGTGGTGTGCCGGGGCGAAATGCCCATGCCTCAACGGACATACAAGAGTTCCAAGCTTACAATGCAGAGAGAATAAACGACCAGGTACGCCAAGCAGTGCAGAAGACTCGTGGCAGGGTCTTAGCCTACGGTGGCAAATTCGTGCGCGCCTGGTTCCACGCCTACTGTGCTGGCCAGACGAGCACGGCCGCAGACGGGCTGGCTTTTCGCGAATTTCCCACTCCCTATGTAAAGAGTGTTACCGATATTTGCCCCGCGATTACGCCACTTGAAGAGCGGGAGTATAGCGTGACCTTTACCCGTGCTGAGATTATTGCCGCCCTTAGGCAAATTGGTCAAACACCAGGCGACTTCTCCCGAGTAGAAGTACTAAAAAAAGACCCTGCAGGCCGCGCCGTCTCGGTGCGTATTGGCCGGGCCACTGTGTCGGCACCCGCCCTACGCATTGCTTTAGGCAGTACCCGACTGCGTTCTACCAAGTGGGACAGAGTAGAGGCAGATGGCGACAGGTTCCTTTTTGCGGGCACTGGGTATGGCCACGGGGTGGGGATGTGTCAGTGGGGGGCTAAGGCAAGGGCTCAGCGCGGCGACAACTACGAGGTCATAGTGAAGCACTTCTTCCCCACCGCAACCCTCGGCACCATTTGGGATTAG